CCGCCTGGGGCATCGGCAAGCTGGTTCCCGCGCTGGACGCCTGGATCTTTACCGCCGCCATGCTTGTGGGCCTGTTGCCGATTGCCCGGCGCGCCTTCATGGCCGCAAGGGTCGGAACGCCGTTCTCGATCGAAATGCTCATGACGATCGCGGCCGTCGGTGCGGTTATCATCGGCGCCAGCGAAGAGGCGGCAGCCGTGGTCTTCCTGTTTCTGATCGGCGAACTGCTGGAAGGTGTCGCAGCCGGCAAGGCGCGCGCCAGCATTCAATCCCTGACGGAGCTCGTGCCCAAGACCGCACTCATCGAGGAAAATGGCAAGACCCGCGAAGTGCAGGCCGAAAGCCTCGCCGTTGGTGCCGTCATCCTGGTGCGTCCGGGCGACCGCATTCCAGCGGACGGCGTGATCCTCTCGGGCGAAAGCGCCATCGACGAGGCGCCGGTGACAGGCGAAAGCACGCCTGTGCGCAAGGGCACGGATGCAACCGTCTTTGCCGGCACGGTCAACGGCGATGCCGCTCTGCGCGTCCGCGTGACCGCGGCTGCGTCAGACAATACCATCGCCCGCGTCGTCAAGCTCGTCGAGGAGGCGCAGGAATCGAAGGCGCCGACCGAGCGCTTCATCGATCGTTTTTCGCGCTATTACACGCCCGGCGTCGTCGTTGTCGGCGCACTTGTTGCCGTCGTCCCGCCGTTGTTGCTGGGCGGCAGCTGGGGCGAATGGGTCTACAAAGGCCTGGCGATCCTGCTGATCGGCTGCCCCTGCGCCCTCGTCATCTCGACGCCGGCGGCGATTGCCGCCTCGCTCTCCTCGGGCGCCCGGCGTGGCCTGCTACTGAAGGGTGGCGCAGTACTCGAAAATATCGGCAAGGTCACCGCCGTCGCTTTCGACAAGACGGGCACGCTCACCGAAGGCAAGCCCAAGGTCACCGATATCGTCGGCCTTGGCATGAGCGATATGGAGGTGCTGCGACTGGCAGCGGCTCTCGAAACCGGCTCCAGCCATCCGCTCGCCCGCGCAATCCTCGACCGTGCGGCCGCAGCCGGAACGGATATCCCTCAGGTCATCGATGCGAAAGCGATCGGCGGCAAGGGTGTGAGTGGCATGGTCGACGGTGTGGACGTATTCCTCGGATCACCGCAGGCGGCGGCCGACACAGTGTCGTTGACCCCGGAGCAGTCGGCCCGGATCGCAGCACTCAACGATGAAGGAAAGACCGTTTCCGTTCTCATTGCCAAGGGAAGCGCCGCCGGCCTGCTGGCCATGCGCGACGAGCCGCGTGCCGATACGGCGGCCGGCCTCAAGGCGCTGGCCGATGCGGGCATCAAGACGATCATGCTGACGGGCGACAATCAGCGCACGGCACAGGCGATCGGCAAGACGCTCGGCATCGAGGTTCGCGCGCAACTGCTGCCCGAAGACAAGCGGCGGATCGTCGGCGACCTGAAGCGGCAGGGTTTTCGCGTTGCCAAGGTTGGTGACGGCATCAACGATGCACCGGCTCTGGCCACCGCCGATGTCGGGATTGCCATGGGTGGCGGCACCGACGTTGCGCTGGAAACGGCGGATGCCGCCGTCCTGCACGGCCGCGTCGGCGACGTCATCGAGATGATCGATCTCTCCAAGCGGACCATGAGCAACATAGGCCAGAACATCACCATCGCCCTCGGCCTGAAGGGCGTCTTCCTGGTCACCACCATCATCGGCATCACCGGTCTCTGGCCGGCAATCCTCGCCGATACCGGCGCCACGGTGCTCGTTACCATGAATGCCTTGCGCTTGCTCGCAGTCAGACCGCGCCGCGTGGCAGTCTAACCATCTGCGGGCGCCGATGAGCACGTCGGCGCCCGTCTCATGATGCGGAGCGGCGCAGGGCCGTGGTCTCTTTCCAGCCAAGCTCCGGGGCAATCGTCGTCAAGAAATCATGGAGGATCTGCCGATATTCCTCGTCATGGAATTCGTAGGGCAGTTCCAGCCGAAATTCGCTGACATGGGGCAGGATCGGATCATTGAGCAGACGTTCGAGGATTTCGTCGGACGAGCCGACGAGATCGCGCGCGAAAAGCGTGCGCCGCTCGCCCTGCGGCGAAAGCGTGCGCTCGTAGCGGCCGGCGGCATAGTCCGTATAGCGTTTGCGCGTGAGCGCGTCGGCGCTGTCGAATGGCACAATGACCCGGCCGAGTGCCACCCTTCTCGTGTCGCCGCCGGAGGCGCGATAGGTTTCCAGCTGGCGGGACTGCGCGACAAAGAAATCATCCGTCTGCTCGCCCCTTGTGACATTGCCGATCAGCAGATTGAAGCCGTTGCGACCGGCCCATTCGGCTGAGCGCAATGAGCCGCCGCCATACCAGATGCGATCGATCAATCCCTTCGCATAGGGCTGGAGGCGCGGACGTTGCGGACCGAACGGCGTCTTGATGAGCGTATCGTGATTGCCGACATGCGTCCCCTTCAGATTTTCGGCAAAGCGCAGGACTCTTTGATGGGAGAAATCGTGGCTCTCCCAATCGCCGTCGAAAGCGAGCGGCCCGATCAGGTCCGCATGCAGCGGACGGCCAGCGCTGAGACCGATGTTCAGTCGGCCCCGCGAGAGCACATCCACGGTCGCCAGATCCTCGGCAAGCCGATAGGGGCTTTCATAGCCGATGGGTATCACGGCAGTGCCAAGCTCGATATGGCGTGTGCGCTGCGTTGCGGCCGCGAGAAAGACGCTCGCCGAGGAAATGCCAGGTTCCAAATGCCGCTGGCGAACCCAGGCGCTGTTGAAACCCCGCTCTTCGCCATATTCGAGCAATTGCAGGGTCTCTTCCAGGCCGGCGAGCGGATCTTCATCCGGATAATTTCCCGGCGTAAGGAAGCCGATATGGCTGATCGATGGGGTTGGGCGGCTCATTCGGCTGTCTCCTCAAAATTTCGGCAGGCCCGGCGGATTGGTTTCCGACTTCGGCAGGGCTTCTTCGGCAAGGTGCCAGTGGTCGAGGATCTTGCCGTAGATGCCGTCCTTGATCAGCCCGTTTGTCGCAAGCGTCAGCGCCGCCGCAAGACCGCTGCCCTTGCGCGTGGTGATCGCGACATCCGAGCGATCCGGCCAGCCGGCGCTCAGCGTACCGACGCGCTTGATGTTCTTGTCGCGCGCGGCGATGTAGACGAGCTGGGCGTGCGGCTGCACGATGACGTCGGCGCGATTGGACTGGAGAGCCAGAAGACTTGCCGCGTCGTCGTCGTAATATTGCAGCTCGATCGGCTTCAGGCCGGCTTTGACGTCCTCGTCGCTCCATTTCAGCAGGATGCGCTCCTGGTTGGTGCCAGCGCCGACGATGATGCGCAGGCCGGCGGCATCCTTCGGCTCCTTGATCCCAGTGATCTTGCTATCGGTCTTGACGAAGAAACCGTGCAGGCCCTGTCGATAGGTGGAGAAGTCGAATTTCTCCTTGCGCTGCTCCGTGACGCCGACATTGGAGATGACGGCATCATATTTGCCCGAGGTCAGCCCGAGCGGCCAGTCAATCCAGGCGACCGGCACGAGCTCGAGCTTGAGGCCGAGGGCATCGGCAACGGCATAGGCATAATC
Above is a window of Rhizobium sp. CCGE531 DNA encoding:
- a CDS encoding LLM class flavin-dependent oxidoreductase — its product is MSRPTPSISHIGFLTPGNYPDEDPLAGLEETLQLLEYGEERGFNSAWVRQRHLEPGISSASVFLAAATQRTRHIELGTAVIPIGYESPYRLAEDLATVDVLSRGRLNIGLSAGRPLHADLIGPLAFDGDWESHDFSHQRVLRFAENLKGTHVGNHDTLIKTPFGPQRPRLQPYAKGLIDRIWYGGGSLRSAEWAGRNGFNLLIGNVTRGEQTDDFFVAQSRQLETYRASGGDTRRVALGRVIVPFDSADALTRKRYTDYAAGRYERTLSPQGERRTLFARDLVGSSDEILERLLNDPILPHVSEFRLELPYEFHDEEYRQILHDFLTTIAPELGWKETTALRRSAS
- a CDS encoding ABC transporter substrate-binding protein; translation: MFILPTLKTIFAAVATISLIGFGSAKAADEFDLSPQQPDRIHAAKNEAAITAIPKEFKLVTPGTFTVAVAPGGPPLATYATDAKTVVGADPDYAYAVADALGLKLELVPVAWIDWPLGLTSGKYDAVISNVGVTEQRKEKFDFSTYRQGLHGFFVKTDSKITGIKEPKDAAGLRIIVGAGTNQERILLKWSDEDVKAGLKPIELQYYDDDAASLLALQSNRADVIVQPHAQLVYIAARDKNIKRVGTLSAGWPDRSDVAITTRKGSGLAAALTLATNGLIKDGIYGKILDHWHLAEEALPKSETNPPGLPKF
- a CDS encoding heavy metal translocating P-type ATPase, whose amino-acid sequence is MTSTTQQSRYRVEGMDCASCAAKIDTAVRRLQGVEDVSVSVTAGTMTVRHQGDPDLLPSIAKRVTGLGYKVFPLPQGNVPAPKVEADDHACGCGHDHKPSAHDHEHDHDHDHSHGDHGHGAAGHKHDHTGHGHASEEADAAVAGLHGHDHGPTSGPWWKSAKGRLTVATGVAVAAAWGIGKLVPALDAWIFTAAMLVGLLPIARRAFMAARVGTPFSIEMLMTIAAVGAVIIGASEEAAAVVFLFLIGELLEGVAAGKARASIQSLTELVPKTALIEENGKTREVQAESLAVGAVILVRPGDRIPADGVILSGESAIDEAPVTGESTPVRKGTDATVFAGTVNGDAALRVRVTAAASDNTIARVVKLVEEAQESKAPTERFIDRFSRYYTPGVVVVGALVAVVPPLLLGGSWGEWVYKGLAILLIGCPCALVISTPAAIAASLSSGARRGLLLKGGAVLENIGKVTAVAFDKTGTLTEGKPKVTDIVGLGMSDMEVLRLAAALETGSSHPLARAILDRAAAAGTDIPQVIDAKAIGGKGVSGMVDGVDVFLGSPQAAADTVSLTPEQSARIAALNDEGKTVSVLIAKGSAAGLLAMRDEPRADTAAGLKALADAGIKTIMLTGDNQRTAQAIGKTLGIEVRAQLLPEDKRRIVGDLKRQGFRVAKVGDGINDAPALATADVGIAMGGGTDVALETADAAVLHGRVGDVIEMIDLSKRTMSNIGQNITIALGLKGVFLVTTIIGITGLWPAILADTGATVLVTMNALRLLAVRPRRVAV